In Helianthus annuus cultivar XRQ/B chromosome 8, HanXRQr2.0-SUNRISE, whole genome shotgun sequence, a single genomic region encodes these proteins:
- the LOC110869526 gene encoding uncharacterized protein LOC110869526: MADARNINDDNDDNNDVARQEAFENRVTEVAEGVIQANLPRLAQEVESRVLGVVDAMMTSKFEELKELIEGSKSRGKERRCTYKDFMACHPTTYDGKIDPVECQRWISNIEAVFIRSRCDKEDQVMFATGLLTHQAKDWWDAHSKEVGEDRLQVMTWQEFKGPFMRYHCPQSAIDKIQEDFLRLRQKNESVNEIANNFMDKMKFCGELVTTERMKISRFYGVLKAEVREFITPSKCETLEELIDLARDREIEIKRQEERGEKRPSEKGASFSPSKKGKFQDQGRKGKSKGGITPCKTCGKLHTGECLLGKKGCFKCGKEGHSSYQCPDNPKTCFNCFEKGHIKSECPKLQQGSKKEDKKQEGSRAKGENVSDHI, encoded by the coding sequence ATGGCTGATGCAAGAAATATTAACgatgataatgatgataacaaTGATGTGGCTAGACAAGAAGCATTCGAGAACAGAGTTACAGAAGTAGCGGAAGGGGTTATACAAGCCAATCTTCCACGGTTGGCTCAAGAAGTAGAAAGCCGAGTTCTGGGGGTTGTGGATGCTATGATGACTAGTAAGTTCGAAGAGTTGAAGGAATTAATCGAAGGATCCAAGAGTAGAGGTAAGGAACGAAGGTGCACTTATAAGGATTTTATGGCATGCCATCCGACGACGTATGACGGTAAAATAGATCCTGTTGAATGTCAAAGATGGATCTCGAACATAGAGGCGGTCTTTATACGAAGTCGGTGTGATaaggaggatcaagtgatgttcgCTACCGGTTTACTAACCCATCAGGCGAAGGATTGGTGGGATGCTCACAGCAAGGAGGTAGGCGAAGACAGACTGCAAGTTATGACTTGGCAGGAGTTTAAGGGGCCCTTCATGAGATATCATTGTCCTCAGTCGGCTATCGACAAGATTCAGGAGGATTTCTTACGCCTCCGGCAGAAAAACGAATCAGTGAATGAAATAGCAAACAattttatggataagatgaagttctgtggAGAATTGGTAACAACCGAGAGGATGAAGATAAGTCGTTTTTATGGCGTGTTAAAGGCAGAAGTTAGAGAGTTCATCACTCCCTCAAAATGTGAAACTCTTGAAGAGCTCATTGATTTAGCAAGGGATAGAGAGATCGAAATTAAAAGGCAAGAGGAGCGAGGTGAAAAGAGGCCGAGTGAAAAAGGTGCAAGTTTTAGTCCATCCAAAAAGGGGAAGTTTCAGGATCAAGGAAGAAAGGGTAAGTCGAAAGGTGGGATTACACCATGCAAGACGTGTGGAAAGCTCCATACCGGAGAATGTTTGCTAGGTAAGAAGGGGTGCTTTAAATGCGGTAAGGAGGGGCATTCGTCCTATCAATGCCCGGACAACCCAAAGACTTGTTTCAACTGTTtcgaaaaagggcatatcaagtcGGAATGTCCAAAGCTTCAACAAGGGTCAAAGAAAGaagataagaagcaagagggttCTAGGGCAAAAGGGGAGAATGTTTCAGATCACATCTGA